The Deinococcus humi genome has a segment encoding these proteins:
- a CDS encoding glycosyltransferase family 4 protein encodes MTSKPRRITFILPGPSKNPVGGYKIVYEYANRLADAGYSITILHPAIIDRDINFWQYLRKCLIFVFRLINNSAFPKWFSVDERVKLRWVLSPAAIDTEDIDFIFATAWQTASWVNNYKIGVHKKFYLIQGVESWRISEDKLIETWRYPMNKIVIANWIKERLDSIGESSHYIPNGLDFDDFGCDIPIAERYPQSVAFLVHEAEYKGSKDCIEALKVVKKKYPALKATAFGVIDRPTILPHWIDYIKEPSVEKLREIYNSVSIYISASHSEGWGLTECEALQCGAALVVSDIGGHREYAIDNFTALLFELQDFQALADKIQELIEDNEKRQFIAMNGHDFVRQFTWKRSIANLIELLNTFGKNESRV; translated from the coding sequence ATGACATCTAAACCCAGAAGAATTACCTTTATTTTGCCTGGCCCCTCTAAAAATCCTGTTGGGGGTTATAAAATAGTTTACGAATATGCCAATCGTCTTGCAGATGCAGGTTACAGCATAACAATTCTGCATCCCGCAATTATTGACAGAGATATAAATTTCTGGCAATATTTGAGAAAATGCCTCATTTTTGTTTTTAGATTAATAAATAACTCCGCTTTTCCTAAGTGGTTTTCAGTAGATGAAAGAGTCAAGCTTAGATGGGTTTTGAGTCCTGCCGCTATAGATACAGAAGATATCGATTTTATCTTTGCAACAGCTTGGCAAACTGCATCATGGGTTAATAATTATAAGATCGGTGTACATAAAAAGTTTTATTTAATACAAGGCGTCGAATCTTGGAGGATTAGCGAAGATAAATTGATAGAAACATGGCGTTATCCTATGAATAAAATTGTTATTGCAAATTGGATTAAAGAGCGTCTAGATTCAATAGGGGAATCCTCTCATTATATTCCTAACGGCTTGGATTTCGATGATTTTGGTTGCGATATACCGATAGCTGAAAGATATCCTCAAAGTGTGGCATTTCTAGTTCATGAAGCAGAATATAAAGGTTCTAAAGACTGTATAGAAGCTTTGAAGGTTGTTAAGAAAAAGTATCCTGCTCTGAAAGCTACTGCCTTTGGTGTTATTGATCGTCCTACAATACTTCCGCATTGGATTGACTATATTAAAGAGCCGAGCGTAGAAAAACTACGAGAGATATATAATAGCGTATCCATCTATATATCTGCCAGTCATTCTGAAGGCTGGGGTCTCACTGAATGTGAAGCACTACAGTGTGGGGCCGCATTAGTAGTTAGTGATATAGGAGGACATAGAGAATATGCCATCGATAACTTTACCGCTCTTCTATTTGAATTGCAGGACTTTCAGGCGCTTGCTGATAAAATTCAAGAACTTATTGAAGACAATGAAAAAAGGCAGTTTATCGCGATGAATGGGCACGATTTTGTAAGACAATTTACTTGGAAAAGATCTATAGCCAACTTAATTGAGTTACTCAATACGTTTGGGAAAAATGAGAGTCGTGTATGA
- a CDS encoding glycosyltransferase family 2 protein: MKTEPFVSIIMLNWNGWEYTIECLRSLERITYKNYKIVLIDNASTDSSIERIKSLFPNLEIIKSSSNLGFGGGNNIGIRRSIEDNSDYVWLLNNDTTVCTDALTKLVEMAESDPKIGAVGSLIVDSDFPYGVQAWGGGKVSFIFGRAWHLKKPDNIDYLTAASVLIRTSIVETLEGFDSGFFMYWEDVDLSIRIRKLGFSLAVADLSRVYHKESSSLGKKSPLMDAYYNYSATRFFKKHSKIAEIPILFGSLGRTFKRIYEGDYQRAKIVIFETKKALSDNIYVA; this comes from the coding sequence ATGAAGACAGAACCATTTGTATCAATCATTATGCTTAATTGGAATGGTTGGGAGTATACGATCGAGTGCCTCAGATCTTTAGAGCGTATCACATATAAAAATTATAAAATCGTACTAATAGATAATGCATCTACAGATTCCTCAATTGAGAGAATAAAAAGCTTATTTCCTAATTTGGAAATCATAAAAAGTTCATCAAACTTGGGTTTTGGCGGTGGTAATAACATAGGAATCAGACGCTCTATTGAAGATAATTCTGACTATGTTTGGCTATTAAATAATGACACCACAGTATGCACAGATGCCCTCACGAAGTTGGTAGAGATGGCGGAATCGGATCCAAAAATTGGAGCCGTGGGTTCATTAATTGTTGATTCTGATTTTCCATATGGCGTACAGGCATGGGGTGGTGGAAAAGTCTCATTTATTTTTGGACGCGCTTGGCATTTGAAAAAGCCTGACAATATTGACTATCTTACCGCTGCCAGTGTTCTTATCAGAACTTCTATTGTAGAAACACTCGAAGGTTTTGATTCTGGCTTTTTCATGTACTGGGAAGACGTCGATTTGAGTATTAGAATTAGAAAATTAGGATTTAGCCTGGCTGTCGCTGATTTATCCAGAGTCTATCATAAAGAATCATCATCTTTAGGGAAAAAGAGTCCATTGATGGATGCGTACTATAATTATTCAGCGACACGTTTTTTTAAAAAACACAGTAAAATTGCAGAAATCCCTATACTTTTTGGATCACTTGGTAGAACTTTTAAGAGAATTTATGAAGGTGACTATCAGAGGGCAAAAATAGTTATTTTTGAAACGAAAAAAGCACTATCAGATAACATTTATGTTGCATAA